Proteins encoded together in one Chelonoidis abingdonii isolate Lonesome George chromosome 1, CheloAbing_2.0, whole genome shotgun sequence window:
- the SPAM1 gene encoding hyaluronidase PH-20, whose protein sequence is METLRQVQSFGSFVASNRTPWLVFIIILVTCCSSLHIRARPLISNSPFLSIWNAPTEVCTEKTRVQLDMRLFHLVGSTLKTSTEQSITIFYAKRLGNYPYIDENTGETFNGGIPQLCSMEHHLKKARDDINFFMPSDEQVGLAVIDWENWRPLWIRNWKSKDIYRQVSVEFVQQKDLSLSETQTRTLAKMEFEAAAKSLMLQSLKLGISMKPNHLWGYYLYPDCYNYDYKQNPHNYTGSCLDIEIARNNELNWLWEESTALYPSVYLETALRSSKNAPLFVRNRVQETIRVSNVSNSTCPLPIFVYTRPVFTDFNQEYLSQDDLVNTIGESAALGVSGIVIWGDLNLTLSVNTCRTLDSYLRHTLNPYIINVTMAAKICSQILCHDSGACARKNWNSSDYLHLNPENFVIQMSRNGKYFIQGQPSFQDLQQFIEKFYCRCYAGYNCEPSVDINDIHYINACISEDICVQVSLNSLSNVEASGGRASSSTSIFSSTPQRNITLPAHNATGGFQQTIWNNTFNVSTAGHINAPTNGSGDLKITNTHSFSGSSSDEMKILDVVCLILILRYLI, encoded by the exons ATGGAAACCCTAAGGCAAGTCCAAAGCTTTGGTAGCTTTGTTGCCTCTAACAGAACACCCTGGCTGGTGTTCATCATTATTCTAGTTACTTGCTGCTCATCTTTGCATATAAGAGCCCGTCCTCTCATCTCCAattctcctttcctctccatctGGAATGCTCCTACAGAGGTTTGCACTGAGAAGACTCGAGTGCAGCTGGATATGAGACTCTTCCACTTGGTAGGAAGCACACTAAAGACATCCACTGAGCAGAGTATTACTATATTCTATGCTAAGAGGCTTGGCAATTATCCTTACATAGATGAGAACACAGGTGAGACATTTAATGGTGGGATCCCCCAACTCTGTTCCATGGAGCATCATTTAAAGAAAGCCAGAGATGACATTAATTTTTTCATGCCTTCAGATGAACAGGTTGGCTTGGCTGTCATCGACTGGGAAAACTGGAGGCCACTGTGGATACGTAACTGGAAATCGAAAGACATTTACAGACAGGTGTCTGTTGAGTTTGTTCAGCAAAAAGATTTAAGCCTATCAGAAACCCAAACCAGGACTTTAGCCAAAATGGAATTTGAAGCTGCAGCAAAATCACTTATGTTGCAATCTTTAAAACTGGGAATATCAATGAAGCCGAATCATTTGTGGGGATATTACCTTTACCCTGACTGCTATAACTATGATTACAAGCAAAATCCCCACAATTATACAGGAAGCTGTTTAGATATTGAAATAGCAAGAAATAATGAGCTTAATTGGTTGTGGGAGGAAAGCACAGCACTTTACCCATCTGTCTATCTGGAAACGGCCTTGAGATCTTCGAAAAATGCACCACTCTTTGTTCGTAATAGAGTTCAAGAAACCATAAGAGTTTCTAATGTTTCAAATTCCACCTGTCCACTTCCCATTTTTGTATATACACGTCCAGTATTCACAGATTTCAATCAGGAATATCTCTCTCAG GATGATCTTGTAAATACCATTGGAGAATCTGCTGCATTAGGGGTGTCTGGAATTGTAATCTGGGGAGACCTGAATTTAACATTGAGTGTG AACACTTGCAGGACTCTGGACAGCTACCTTAGGCACACTCTGAACCCTTACATCATCAATGTAACGATGGCAGCCAAAATCTGTAGTCAGATATTATGCCATGACTCTGGTGCATGTGCACGAAAGAACTGGAACTCCAGTGACTATCTTCATCTGAACCCAGAGAATTTTGTCATTCAGATGTCAAGGAATGGGAAATATTTCATACAAGGGCAGCCATCATTTCAGGATCTGCAGCAATTTATAGAAAAATTTTATTGCCGCTGTTATGCAGGCTACAATTGTGAACCTAGTGTTGATATAAATGACATCCACTACATCAATGCCTGCATTTCAGAAGATATTTGTGTTCAAGTATCTTTAAATTCACTTTCTAATGTAGAAGCCTCTGGGGGCAGAGCCTCTTCTAGCACGAGTATATTTTCATCTACCCCACAGAGAAACATAACATTACCTGCACATAATGCAACAGGAGGTTTTCAGCAAACTATTTGGAATAACACATTCAATGTATCTACTGCAGGACACATCAATGCCCCAACTAACGGTAGTGGTGATTTAAAGATAACCAATACTCATAGCTTCAGTGGTTCATCTTCTGATGAGATGAAGATATTGGATGTGGTTTGTTTAATTCTAATTTTGAGATACCTAATCTAA